The proteins below are encoded in one region of Macadamia integrifolia cultivar HAES 741 unplaced genomic scaffold, SCU_Mint_v3 scaffold2083, whole genome shotgun sequence:
- the LOC122065659 gene encoding sucrose synthase 2-like: protein MPSCKLVRLPSLREKVEDTLSAHRNQLVSLLSRYVAEGKGILQPHHLQDALNNVAGEDKGEEKLADSPLIEALEAAQEAIVLPPFVAIAIRPAPGVWEFVRVNVDELSVEQLSVSEYLRFKEELVDGEQNDSFVLELDFEPFNASFPRPSRPSYIGNGVQFLNRHLSSVMFRDKDCLEPLVDFLRDHKYKGQAMMLNNRITSVSRLQSALAKAEDYLSKLPQETPYSDFEHRFQELGFERGWGDNAEHVSETVHLLSDILQAPDASVLETFLGRIPMVFNVVVLSPHGYFGQAKVLGLPDTGGQVVYILDQVRALESEMILRIKKQGLDITPKILVVTRLIPDAKGTTCNQRLERIGGTENTYILRVPFRSEKGILRKWISRFDVWPYLERFAEDAASEISAELQAIPDLIIGNYSDGNLVASLLAYKLGVTQCTIAHALEKTKYPDSDIYWKKYEDKYHFSCQFTADLLAMNHTDFIITSTYQEIAGTKNTVGQYESHLSFTLPGLYRVVHGIDVFDPKFNIVSPGADMAIYFPYSEKEQRLYALHDSIEKLLYDPEQNDEHIGILSDRSKPIIFSMARLDRVKNMTGLVEFYGKNAKLRELVNLVVIGGFIDVKKSSDREEIEEIGKMHYLIKKYKLDNQFRWISIQMNRARNGEFYRYIADTRGAFVQPAFYEAFGLTVVEAMTSGLPTFATFNGGPAEIIEHGISGFHIDPYHPDQAAELMAGFFEQSKKDPSTWDKISEGGLKRIYERYTWKKYSDRLLTLAGVYGFWKYVSKLERRETRRYLEMFYILKFRNLAKSVPLAVDI, encoded by the exons ATGCCGAGTTGTAAACTTGTACGGCTTCCCAGTCTCCGAGAGAAGGTCGAGGACACCCTCTCTGCTCACCGTAACCAACTCGTTTCACTCCTTTCCAG gtACGTCGCTGAGGGGAAAGGGATTCTGCAACCCCATCATCTTCAAGACGCGTTAAACAACGTTGCTGGAGAAGATAAAGGAGAGGAGAAGCTTGCTGATAGCCCCTTAATCGAAGCCTTAGAAGCCGCGCAG GAAGCAATAGTTCTTCCGCCGTTCGTCGCTATAGCAATTCGTCCAGCGCCCGGCGTTTGGGAATTTGTTCGTGTTAATGTTGATGAACTCAGTGTTGAACAATTGAGTGTCTCTGAATATCTTCGCTTCAAGGAGGAACTTGTTGATGGCGA ACAAAATGATTCTTTCGTGCTTGAACTCGATTTTGAACCCTTCAACGCGTCGTTTCCTCGCCCAAGCCGGCCTTCGTATATCGGCAACGGCGTTCAATTCCTCAACCGTCACCTCTCTTCGGTTATGTTCCGTGACAAAGACTGTTTGGAGCCTTTGGTTGATTTTCTCCGAGACCACAAATACAAGGGACAA GCAATGATGCTGAATAATCGCATTACCAGTGTATCCAGACTCCAGTCTGCCTTGGCAAAGGCAGAGGACTATCTTTCAAAACTCCCGCAAGAGACGCCTTATTCTGATTTTGAGCATAG ATTCCAGGAATTGGGTTTTGAAAGGGGTTGGGGTGATAATGCAGAACATGTTTCAGAGACAGTACATCTACTCTCTGACATCCTTCAAGCTCCTGATGCGTCTGTTTTGGAGACCTTCCTTGGGAGGATTCCGATGGTGTTCAATGTTGTCGTTCTATCCCCACATGGATACTTTGGCCAAGCAAAAGTCTTGGGTTTGCCTGACACTGGTGGGCAG GTTGTTTATATACTGGATCAAGTGCGTGCCTTGGAGAGTGAAATGATTTTGAGAATAAAGAAGCAAGGCTTGGATATTACTCCCAAGATCCTCGTG GTGACGCGACTAATACCTGATGCAAAAGGGACTACATGCAACCAACGTCTTGAGAGAATTGGTGGAACAGAAAATACATACATTTTGCGGGTGCCATTTAGAAGTGAGAAAGGGATTCTTCGTAAATGGATATCAAGATTCGATGTATGGCCTTACCTGGAAAGGTTTGCCGAG GATGCGGCAAGTGAAATTTCTGCCGAGTTACAGgctattccagatctgattatTGGCAATTATAGTGATGGGAATCTCGTTGCATCATTGTTGGCTTATAAGCTTGGAGTCACACAG TGTACAATTGCACATGCACTGGAGAAAACAAAATATCCAGATTCAGATATATATTGGAAAAAATATGAGGACAAGTACCATTTCTCATGCCAATTTACTGCTGATCTACTTGCCATGAACCATACGGACTTTATAATCACCAGTACATACCAAGAGATTGCAGGAAC CAAGAATACTGTTGGGCAGTATGAGAGCCACTTGTCTTTCACTCTTCCAGGGCTCTACCGAGTTGTTCATGGTATTGATGTTTTCGATCCAAAGTTCAATATAGTTTCCCCTGGGGCAGATATGGCCATTTACTTTCCATACTCAGAGAAGGAACAGAGACTTTATGCATTACATGATTCAATTGAAAAGCTTTTATATGATCCTGAGCAAAATGATGAGCACAT TGGAATATTGAGTGATCGATCGAAGCCCATCATCTTTTCCATGGCTAGACTTGACAGAGTGAAAAATATGACTGGCCTGGTTGAGTTCTATGGTAAGAACGCCAAATTAAGGGAACTTGTAAACCTGGTTGTGATTGGTGGTTTTATTGATGTGAAGAAGTCCAGTGACCGCGAAGAAATTGAAGAGATTGGGAAGATGCATTACCTCATAAAGAAATACAAGTTGGATAACCAGTTCCGTTGGATATCTATCCAAATGAATCGAGCGCGCAATGGTGAGTTTTATCGCTACATTGCTGACACAAGAGGTGCCTTTGTTCAG CCTGCTTTCTATGAAGCTTTTGGGCTTACTGTTGTTGAGGCCATGACTTCAGGCCTTCCAACATTTGCAACTTTTAATGGAGGTCCTGCTGAGATAATTGAGCACGGTATCTCAGGCTTCCATATTGATCCATATCACCCTGATCAAGCAGCTGAACTTATGGCTGGATTCTTTGAACAGAGCAAGAAGGATCCCAGCACCTGGGACAAGATCTCTGAGGGAGGACTGAAGCGAATTTATGAAAG GTACACATGGAAGAAATATTCTGACAGGCTATTGACATTAGCTGGAGTGTATGGCTTCTGGAAGTATGTGTCAAAGCTTGAAAGGCGAGAGACCCGGCGCTATCTGGAGATGTTCTACATTTTAAAGTTCCGGAATCTG GCAAAATCTGTTCCACTGGCAGTTGATATCTAG
- the LOC122065660 gene encoding LOW QUALITY PROTEIN: endoglucanase 17 (The sequence of the model RefSeq protein was modified relative to this genomic sequence to represent the inferred CDS: substituted 1 base at 1 genomic stop codon): protein MAISASLSSSSILILLCFLVSLLLCNALPVQHYLNHPHHRRIATQNYRDALSKSILFFEGQRSGKLPSNQRLSWRRDSGLSDGSAMRVDLVGGYYDAGDNVKFGFPMAFTTTMLSWSVIEFGGLMKGELQNAREAIRWATDYLLKATAHPDTIYVQVGDASKDHACWERPEDMDTPRNVLKIDKNTPGTEVAAETAAALAAASLVFRRSDPYYSKLLITRAIRVFGFADKYRGSYSNGLRKDVCPYYCSFSGYQDELLWGAAWLHRATKNPSYLNYIQVNGQTLGADEGDNIFGWDNKHVGARILLSKSFLVQKVQSLRDYKGHADNFICSLIPGKSFSQAXYTPGGLLYRMSDSNMQYVTSTSFLLLTYAKYLTSAHTFATCGGIIVTPRKLRTIAKRQVDYLLGQNPLRMSYMVGYGARYPERIHHRGSSLPSVAAHPRKIPCSAGFSVMNSASPNPNILIGAIVGGPDLHDRFPDQRSDYEQSEPATYINAPLVGALAYLAHSFGQL, encoded by the exons ATGGCTATTTCtgcttccctttcttcctcctctattCTGATCCTCCTCTGTTTCTTAGTGTCTCTGCTTCTCTGCAATGCCTTACCAGTACAACACTACCTTAACCATCCCCACCACCGTCGCATTGCCACACAAAACTACAGAGATGCTCTCTCAAAATCCATCCTCTTCTTTGAAGGGCAGAGGTCTGGCAAGCTCCCTTCTAACCAGAGGCTATCATGGAGAAGAGACTCTGGTCTCTCAGATGGCTCGGCTATGCGT GTTGATTTGGTTGGAGGATATTACGACGCAGGGGACAATGTGAAGTTTGGGTTCCCCATGGCTTTCACGACGACAATGCTTTCATGGAGTGTTATAGAGTTTGGTGGGTTGATGAAGGGAGAGTTGCAGAATGCAAGAGAAGCCATTCGTTGGGCTACCGATTACCTTCTCAAAGCCACTGCCCATCCAGACACTATTTATGTTCAG GTTGGTGATGCTAGCAAGGACCATGCTTGTTGGGAAAGGCCTGAAGATATGGATACTCCAAGAAATGTATTAAAGATCGACAAAAACACTCCTGGAACTGAAGTAGCTGCTGAAACTGCGGCCGCTCTTGCGGCTGCATCTCTGGTCTTCAGAAGATCCGACCCATATTATTCCAAGCTTCTAATCACAAGAGCCATTAGG GTGTTTGGATTCGCTGACAAATACAGGGGCTCCTACAGTAATGGATTGAGAAAAGATGTCTGCCCGTATTACTGTTCCTTCTCAGGCTATCAG GATGAACTGTTGTGGGGAGCTGCGTGGTTACATAGAGCCACCAAAAATCCTTCTTACTTGAACTACATTCAAGTCAATGGGCAGACCTTAGGAGCAGACGAGGGTGACAATATATTTGGGTGGGATAACAAGCATGTTGGAGCGAGGATTCTTCTTTCAAAG TCATTTTTAGTCCAAAAGGTTCAATCTCTCCGCGATTACAAAGGACATGCCGATAACTTCATTTGTTCCCTCATACCAGGGAAGTCTTTCTCCCAAGCTTAATACaccccag GGGGGCTTCTGTACAGGATGAGTGACAGCAACATGCAGTATGTGACATCCACATCTTTCCTCCTGCTAACATACGCCAAGTACTTAACCTCCGCCCACACCTTCGCCACTTGCGGTGGAATCATTGTCACTCCAAGGAAGCTCCGCACCATTGCTAAGAGACAG GTGGATTACTTGCTGGGGCAGAACccattgaggatgtcttacaTGGTGGGGTACGGTGCCAGGTACCCAGAAAGGATACATCATCGGGGCTCATCGCTGCCGTCCGTTGCTGCACATCCAAGGAAGATCCCATGCTCCGCTGGCTTTAGTGTCATGAACTCTGCATCACCAAATCCCAACATACTAATCGGGGCAATCGTGGGTGGACCTGACCTTCACGATCGATTCCCGGATCAGAGATCCGATTATGAACAATCAGAGCCGGCCACCTACATCAATGCACCTCTTGTGGGAGCACTAGCTTATCTTGCTCACTCATTTGGCCAGCTATGA
- the LOC122065661 gene encoding putative pectinesterase/pectinesterase inhibitor 22, giving the protein MASPNYLPLLLLNLLLILPSLYANGGIIQDLILQACANTTNHESCLSNLQAELVHTGKASPSSVFCAGIRATLNQANRAISMITKGTTLSVDPREQMAVEDCKELLDFSVTELTWSLSEMRNIRSPFPAKYDPQGNFKAWLSAALTNLDTCLEGFEGTNGRIRSYVEGSLQQVSQLISNLLVMYHKMHSIPLTPPRDEPSKGNGEELVSGFPAWMTEEDRELLLAPRPQRRRIDVVVALDGSGHFRSITEAVMEAPDHSGRRFVIYVKKGIYKENLDLKKKKTNIMLLGDGIGATVITGARNFMQGFTTFRTPTIAVSGRGFIAKDMTFRNTAGPENHQAVALRVDSDLSAFYRCSMEGYQDTLYSHSLRQFYRECNIYGTIDFIFGNGQAVFQECKIFTRKPLPLQKVTITAQGRKDPHQSTGFSIQHSEVLATYPTYLGRPWKLYSRTVYLHTFMSSQVQPRGWLEWLGNFALDSLYYGEYNNYGPAAGLGGRVRWPGFHIIKDAATASFFTVERFIDGLRWLPSTGITFTVGLTD; this is encoded by the exons ATGGCTTCACCCAAttatcttcctcttctcctacTTAATCTCCTGTTAATCCTTCCTTCCCTCTATGCCAATGGAGGCATCATCCAAGATTTGATCCTTCAAGCTTGTGCAAACACCACTAACCATGAATCCTGCCTTTCCAACCTCCAAGCTGAACTTGTCCACACAGGCAAAGCTAGCCCAAGTTCTGTCTTCTGTGCTGGAATCAGAGCTACCTTAAACCAAGCAAATCGAGCTATTTCAATGATCACCAAAGGTACTACCTTATCAGTGGATCCCCGTGAACAAATGGCCGTGGAGGACTGCAAAGAGCTGCTTGATTTCTCCGTGACGGAACTGACGTGGTCGTTATCGGAGATGCGCAACATCCGGTCACCATTTCCGGCCAAATATGACCCTCAAGGTAACTTCAAAGCTTGGCTTAGTGCAGCTCTCACTAACCTAGACACATGCCTTGAAGGCTTCGAGGGTACTAATGGTCGCATACGAAGTTACGTGGAAGGGAGCTTACAACAAGTCTCACAACTCATCTCTAACCTTTTGGTTATGTATCATAAGATGCATAGCATACCCCTTACACCACCTAGAGACGAACCTAGTAAGGGGAATGGGGAGGAATTGGTGTCGGGTTTTCCGGCGTGGATGACGGAGGAAGATCGAGAGCTTCTGCTGGCACCAAGGCCACAGAGAAGGCGAATAGACGTAGTAGTAGCTTTGGATGGAAGTGGGCACTTCAGATCGATCACGGAAGCAGTGATGGAAGCTCCTGATCATAGTGGAAGGAGGTTTGTGATCTATGTGAAGAAGGGAATATACAAAGAGAACttggatttgaagaagaagaagaccaataTCATGCTTCTGGGAGATGGGATTGGAGCTACTGTTATCACTGGAGCTCGTAATTTCATGCAGGGTTTTACAACTTTTCGAACACCTACCATTG CGGTTTCTGGACGGGGTTTCATAGCAAAGGACATGACATTCCGTAACACAGCCGGACCAGAGAACCATCAAGCAGTGGCACTCCGAGTTGACTCAGACCTCTCAGCCTTCTACCGGTGTAGCATGGAAGGTTACCAAGACACACTCTACTCCCATTCCCTCCGTCAATTCTACAGAGAGTGCAACATCTACGGAACCATCGACTTCATATTTGGAAATGGCCAAGCAGTCTTTCAGGAGTGCAAGATCTTCACCAGGAAACCCTTACCACTCCAGAAGGTGACCATCACAGCCCAAGGAAGGAAAGACCCACACCAGAGCACAGGATTCTCTATCCAACACAGTGAAGTTCTAGCCACTTATCCAACCTACTTAGGGAGGCCATGGAAGTTGTATTCAAGAACTGTGTATCTGCATACGTTCATGAGTTCTCAGGTGCAGCCACGAGGTTGGCTTGAATGGTTAGGGAATTTCGCTTTGGATAGTTTGTATTATGGAGAATACAACAACTATGGACCAGCTGCGGGGTTGGGTGGACGAGTGAGATGGCCAGGTTTTCATATCATTAAGGATGCAGCTACTGCTAGTTTCTTCACAGTCGAGCGTTTCATCGATGGGTTACGATGGTTGCCCTCCACTGGTATCACATTTACGGTCGGTTTAACCGattaa